AAGAATATGTTTATGATGAATGAAGTgtccaaattcaagctcaaaAGGAAGAAGATTGGGTCACATGAAGCCCCAAAGTGAGCCCAAAAAGATGGACGTTCAAAGTCAAAGTTTCCTAGTTTAAAGTTCCTTATTTGAAAGTTTCCTAGTTTAAAAGTATCCTAGTTATTATTCCCATAAAAGTAGAATTTGAATCACATTCTATTTGGGATAGGTTTTTCCTATATATAAGGGTAGGTTGTATTATTTTGAGAAGAcaacatgatgaataatattatttgAGAGGTTTCTCTTCTCTACACCTTTGTGCGTGGTGACTGTGGATTTATCTTACAACCTTACAAGAACGATTCTTTAAGAGGTAAGATTAATTCTTTAACTTGATATCTTTGGTTCTTATTTGTAAATTAGAGAAGGTGATTAGTTTTATACTAATTGTTGCCTCTAATTTCTTTGAAATAGGGGTCTAGATCACTTTTGATCTAAGTTCTTGAATTGACTCTATTAGTATCATAATTAGTTTTAATCCGCTAATTTTGAATACTAAGATCAATTAGGGTTCTTAgcacttttcttgaaatttgggGATTTTATTCTCGAATTTCACATGTCTTTCAATTTCTtgtctttaatctttaatttcgCTAATTTTCTTGTTTATTCAAGTAACCCGATTCTTATCAAGTCCTCACtctctattttgatatctacGTTATTCAGGtccacaataattaaattaaactcATCAAGGCGAGTTTTAACCAGTGTACATTTGTTCATATGGGGATTGTACAACCTCCTTGTTAGGTAGAGGCAATTTGTCAATAATTTCTTAGAATATAGATCTTCCAACTTCTTCCATGTCATTGCTGCAGATTTTTCTTCAGCAACTTTCCAAAGAAGGCTATCTACAATGCCCATGAAGATCGCACTCAAAGTCCTCTTTCAAAGTTTGTCTTCTCTGGCTCTTTCATCTCTTTAGAAAAACCTTTTTAATTGCCTTCCATAACCCTTGTAACACTAGAGACGATCTCATTGTAATCCTTCATAGATTGAAACTAGATTCATCATTGAATTTCTCTACTTCATACTTTGTTGAAGATGATAAAGTCATCTTAACCCTTGCTTATGTGTAGAAACCTAGCCTTACTCTAATACCAATTGTTAAGGAAATATTGTGGGTTAAGTAGCGCACAATCACAcacaacaaattaaaaaaaaataacacaaaaatTTAACGAGTTTTGACTAAGCCTAATCCCCGAGGAAAAAGTAGAAAGAGTTTTTCATTATGAAAAAAAAGGGGTACAATCATATGAATCCCCAACTACAATCCTTATATATAGGCAGGATAGACCGGAACCCCCTTAAACTTGTCAAGTTTTATTTGGTCCATACCTACACTTTACGTTGGCCTAGTTATTCCCTTCAACTTGATAATCTGATAGTCTCGACCTTCCTAGACGTTGATGTGGAAAAGAGCGTGAATCCACTCTCTTTTAGGTGCGTGAAAGggaataaaaatcaaaaaaattagcTTTCAAGTGGGTATTTTCAACTATTAATTGTcacataatcaaaataataatttatttgtttcaattgtatttctctatatatttttttaatatacaatgcatattttattctaaatgcgtttttaattcattttctgATGCAATAATTATTTGTTTCAACtatatatttcttttgtttttatggACCCAAATTTACAAAACTTAATTGgaactttaattattttagcCAAATTAAGAGAATGTTTAGCCAAAATAACGAAGTTAATAGGTATTTTCTacagaaaggaaaaaaatgcatattttttcATGCAACTACTATTTATTACAATTTTGCATTGTTCCTCTTTTGTCGTgtcaaatacataaaatattttggttgaaattttatttatttcttctttaGATGCAATGGTTATCCTTTCTAATTGtgtatttcttcttttcctgGCCTTGATTAGAATATCATTATCTTTAgccaaataaaaatattatagtcaaaatattgttgttctatttttttttctagagaATTGGCCCTAAAAGGATGATTTGAATAATTAGTGAActtaaaaaggtaaaaaaatattttattctaaaAGCAAAAGGCACATGGACAAAGAAATCCATGTGGCAATGAGTGTGTCACACATCCATGGGTTGTTAGTATTTAGGGGGTTGTGACTATCAAATTACCAAGTTGAGGGGATAATTAAGCTAACGCAAAGTTTAGATGGGTCACGGTCTATTCTCCCTTATATATTGATTTCAAGTAGTCCCAAATGTATAAGAGAAAGTGTAAccttcctcaaaatgctcacaagtgccttaagaatgccttgcgAATAGGCTGCTcacgtaatgcattatccttaatctttttggcaaattcGAATCCGGAATATCAATCagagggtcaaaacctgcgggaaaatggtctcggtggatttttaggacccgtatatcgaaagatagatgtTTCAAAGAAACTGtgcaaaatagtaaagtgcGGACTTGCTCCCGTTCAGTGCAATTTTTCTCAAGTCAAAATCAGGCCAAAATCTTATTCGCTCAAAATTTGCCTATCAGGGAACATCTCTGCGTTGCGGACCTAGGCGATGGTTTTTGTCCGAgtttagtttttaagtaaggacactttagacttttttctaattgttagttaatgaacctagacgtttttaggacctaattcagctctataaattgacctaaacctctaattttattcattcttctacaattcacctactcaaatatttttctctctacaaaagactctcaaggactccatcgaagacttcaagtaaattcactcaaaactctcgagttcttccaaattatttgattttctcacttaaggtatatgggtattgattcatggattctttcatccatgaagtccaatcaaattctcaagttttctatcaaattaaagtatggtactttatggattttatgatctctattctaattgcatgaattatgattcaaattatgattatgagtttattttgataCAAATTGATGGTCATTctattgaattgaagagtttttccatgaattctcctatattgatctctagggttcatgatgtaaattatgggtattttcaattatacttcctaatgatatcatctttatgaattatgtataggatgatagaaagtatatgatcatgcatgtttccaagtaaatttcataattttcaagtcaattgattatgcatttgagttttactctaagttcaaggtatgaatttcatgcaagatataaagtaaggtgacttagaaccctatgtggtgacctaggacctagctATATGAATCatacaaatatgattgtaatgatgaaaggacaattctcacattacatgTATGTAATGAAAATGAGtcactctatgatttcaaacctatgatcatgactatgatatatgtaattatgatttctatgctatgtatgtattccgtggaatttgacttagcaccgagtggacttgaggtgggggccctaacaaaagccttagtagcaacctcatgtctcttaaactacatgccatcgtaggttgccttcatggcctagctattggataaacatatagcgtatgtatgacccgcatAGCGCGGTAAAGTCTATCTTGGTAAGTAGATTTCCttttttcttcgttgtatggggagacaacgggattccatgttatagctcgcatggtcttattgtcagttatggttctcatcctacatatgtatgatctcttatgcatgtcatgatttaaattatgcttttctaatgctttggtcattatgattttctcatgactttacttatatcatcttatcatgtattttacttgatcattgcattccatgatttacgctGCATgccatgccctcatacttagtacattccaacgtactaatgcataatctttgcctacattgtctcataatgtaggggttgaggttgaagatcatattcacctacgtggctagttaagcttttctatccgacAGTgtatgtggtgagtcctcatctatcggggactagtcatcgagttggttattgtttttaaagacttttgcaatgtttcatattgagggtgagctaggaacatgtcttagccccgccCACgcttagaggcatctagttggacaaatgtttcaagtctatgttttcatgtggcattcttcatttactattcatggtttagactctcttatgatgttttctcttttattttaccttatgtatgcttatgatatgtacaagaggcttggttggagccctttcgGGGTTTCGaacgccgtgttacgactaggacctaggtcgggtcgtgacagaaagATTTTCTCAATCCTACAAAGACACTATATTTTTCTTTCCCAAATCTATTGGGACAATGGATTTTCTATATCAATAGGGATAATGGGTTTCCTAAATATACGAAGGAAAAATTCAAGACACAAGTAACAATATTTCTACCCTTGATGCAAATTTGACATAGAAACCTACTACCTCAGACTCATAAAATTCGATAATTAATTTCAACATTTGTCTATACATGAGAACTTATCTAAGCTTATCGTAAGAGTCTTtgtgtaaaaaagaaaaagtaatttAGATATGCTTGGGCCATAAAAGAATATCATAGCAGTACCAAACCTTTTCAAGGCCCCAGCAAGATCATTTCCTTCTTTGTAATTAAAAGCCTCATCGAAGCCAAGTTCTGATTTTAAAAGATTTACCTGTAAAACAGGTGCAACACATCTTTAATAACACCCACTTGCATATAAAAGCAAAAGTGGAATATTACCTTTTCATCAGTACCAGCGCTGCCTACAACATAGCAACCTTTCATTTTCGCAAATTGTCCCACAAGCTGACCAACTCCTCCTGCTGCAGATGAGACATAAACTACATCCCCTTCCTTAGCAGAGCATACATTATTAAAACCAATATAGGCTGCAAGTCCTGGCATACCTGTAAGTTCACTGTTATGGTGAAACCACATGTTTATATCAGAAAGAACAATCTGCAATTTGTCCATTCTATTTTGGCAAAACCCAATCTGGAATCCAAGTTTATGGAATTTTCAATTGGGCTAATAAACCATAGATTTTCAAGAAGTTGTTGACTAAGTAAGAATGTGAAATTTGAAGTAATTGCTTGAATGAGCAACGATAACCAGGAAGCAAGCGACTATATATAAGGGGAACGGAGGAGTTGGGGCATATAACTAGGAAATGTATAATAGAAATTGATACCTAGAATTCCAGCATAGTATGAGAGAGGCACATCTGTATATTTGATCTTGAAAAGTCCATTGGTATTAAGAATCAAGCTATAGTTTTCCCAACCAGTCATTCCCCAGATATAATCTCCCTCCTCAAAATCTGCATCTTCTGATTTAATAACTTTTGCCACACCAAGTCCAATAATGACCTAAAAGTTACCCAATTTCAAAAAGAAAGATCACTATCAAGAAATCAAAAGTCTACTCCCTTATTTCTTTCCCGGATATCACTGTCAAGAATTCAATATGTTGTATGCTTGTGAAATAGAAGTTAGCAGCATTTAAAAGAGAAATTTTAATTAGGAATCAACCAATAGAGTTTTTGCATAAGTTACTACAAATGCAAATTAAAAGGAATCCAAACAAAATCAGCATATATTAATGGTTAATAGCGCAACCGAGTCAAACAAGTATTCACTTACAGAACCAGGTTTGAATGAGACAAGTAAAGAAACATCCTTGGAGTTATGATGAGACATCCTGTGGCGCATGTAAGGGTCACAACCTAAGTAAAGATTCTTGACAAACAAACCCTTTGATCCTTGTGGAATCTGGCAACTTATCGTCGAAATTCTTAGCTCGAAATCACTCTCTTTTGGATACCCTTCAACATAATTCTTCAGTACAACTTGCTTGTTTGGTAACATAATGCTTGAATCCTCACCTTCCATTATTTTTTCCATTCCTCTCTGTTTTATGGATATGGAACTCTGCACCTGCACCTACACTTCTTTAATCGCCAGGTGGGCACCGAGTCAAACCACAATTATGGCCTGCCACGttatttgacattttttttaattaattaaaagtgaaacaataagaaaataatgaaagagggtgaaaaaaaacaagaaggaaaataaatattttacaaaaggaagaaaagaaaataattaaatatataaaagttttaatgtAAGAATAATGTGTAAATGTCCAATTAAAAAGGAcatgtatttaatatttatcaggtttttcttatatttttcgTTTCTCACTTGCTTTCAAGAGAGAACGCACATTCTCTATGTCACCTCAACACTCTAAGagccgtttggatgggcttaaaaaaagtaacttttaggtatgaagtgcttttagaactttgaagtgctgaaagttatttttataaataagcagttgagtgtttggataaaagtgtttatgttgaaaataagtgtttgaattttagggttaaaagaataaaaagggtagtttgggaatttagttaaaatataagggatataaaagtaatttccatggtcaaacaaaatggctttaagcactaggaaaaaaaaagttagaaatcctaacttttcagttttgactgactttaagaactttatggcttaaagttagcattaggcaaacacgtccaaaagctaaaaaggagctttaagttggttttgaccaacttaaagccaatccaaacgggctctaagtgtatttattacaatttaaaataatgcaagAGTAATAGGATCTTCGTAAGAAAAAGATGtgttcttgaaattttgattatAGTTCAAAGGAGTACTTAcgccttttttctttttttattaatggagaagggcctaaaatgtctctcaactatttgaattggtacaaaattatttttcatccaTCTTTCGGCCTCCAAATATCCTTGACATCAACCTTTTGGCTAAAAAATACCCTTGATATTAATCATTTGATTCATATTTGCCCTTGTTTTTAACAGCTCccctaaaatataattattaaatatctATTTATTATGTTGCCTAAtttgattggtccaaatttaaattcttctcaaataaataataaaaattacataTGATCCATATTTTGACACGATACgcttgaaaaaatattcaaaaatttatgaatttcattaTATCTTTCTATTTGGCTGATTTTAAATCAACTCCCGATTTATTATAACTCAACTAAAATCAATACTTCCTCCATCTGATTgtccttttaaatttttattattatttttgttaataaAAAATCTTCTATCAATTATCCAAACATATTGTTCATTCCTTCtttttattctaattataaCATTAGGGATTCAAACTTGAAATCAACTTATATGTTCatattcatttaattattttcattcttttattttgaatattggtacacacaaaagaaaaatatagtatATGTACATAACTGCTTAATTAAATCATCTTTTATTGaactaattatttctatatGAATGTCATTACtattttcctcctttttttctcccttattttgtcataaattaaaaaaaaaaattaaaatgatggACAAGatccaagaagaaaaaaatggcgTAGAGAGAAGAGGACTAagctttttatatttttaatttattatggaATCCAAAATTAGGTCAATCATATGAGCTCATATATTAAGtaattctaaattattttaacggaaaggggcctaaaatgcccttaaactatGAGATTTGGTACAATATTACCCTTCATTCACTTTATGAGTGTGGTCGTTAGaaataaaagtatttttgagccaaaatatTGACATCAGGGGTATTTGGGAGTCAAAAGGTGAATGACTCATAAATACCCCTCATCTATGGGAAAAAGCTCATAAATACCCTTCTTCcaccttttggtctaaaaataccctcaacctattttttggctcaaaaatacctcAACCTACTTTTTTGCTCAAAAATACCTCTAACATATTGgaaatggctcaaaaataccctccCTCCACCTTTTGGTCTAAAACTACCCTCAACCTTTGTTTTTGGTTCAAGAACACCCCTCCTTTCATATTTTAGTCTAAAAATACCATCAAcccaaatttaatttaattgaatttttttactcattaattaattattttattttttctaaaagataattttttatttattcaaatttttaatactatctcatcccaaaatatttaagtctaactatatttgaaatgaaaaataaattctttatgTTATCAAACTTTATAGTAACAGAGATTAAAGGAAAAAGGATAAAATTTggctaattaatatatttataaacttCACGATTTATCCTCAAcactaaagaaaataattatttattgattcaaattataAGTAGAAGATTTTCTAATAAGATGTCTATTTACTAATTGTTTTAGTCGAGTAAAAATTATATTGGAGATTACACATTCTAATCGATATTTCATAAACTTAACAATTTATCCtcaatactaaaaataaatatgtaactatttattgattcaaattttaagtaGAAGTTCTCTAATCGATTTTAATCTTTTAGTCGAATAAAAATCTACTAtttacaaaaaattaatttagttcaaataataaaattaaaaatttttatatggtaaaaatttaaatgatattaaatcataaatattaaatatgcaAATATAAAGAGATAACAAAGGTTGATGGTATTTTTAGACTACAAGATAGAAGAAGGGGTATTCATGAACCAATAACAAAAATTGAGggtatttttaaatcaaaaggtggaagaaggatatttttgagccattttcaatatGTTAGGGGTATTCTTGAGCCAAGAAAATAGGTTTGgaatatttttagaccaaaaggtaGAAGAAGGTTATTTATGAGTTTTTTCTCATAAATGAGGCGTATTTATGAACCTTTTCTCTTTCAATTGTAAAAATGATTCAACACTTAGAAGCCATTTGATAGTTGATTTGAAGGAGAGTTGTGCATAAAGCTGTTAGAATGAGCTTGGCTCGTGAGGCCGACCCAACTCAACTCAATCCTTGAATTAAGTGGGGTTGGACTAAATTTTTTCAGCCCATTTAGAAACGAGGCTTTTTAGTCCAACCTCATTTGGCCCGCCAGCCTCATGGGCTCAATCCGCGAGCCTCAGAAGCCGGCCAATGAgtcatgaattttaaaatatttattatatatattttaagtagtgtTTTATTTTGCCAAATTTTCAGTAACTAGGCAATTGAGGTTATTATAACTATGAAGCTTTGACCTCTTTTACTTTTGtgtttatgcctaatttttCGTTTCTCCTTTTTTATCTAGTTTATAAAAAATGATCATTTAATGTATGTTGTTATGATGAATCTTATGATTGTTGACTGTTGTATCTTGCATGTTCTATAGTTTTGTAAGTATTCCACTAAAGTGTATGAAACTCATGGACAAGTGAATTTTTGATGTATTAGTGTTGTTTTGATCAATGTTCGATAGTCTTTCTAAGAAGCCAATATTGTTCACCTTTTGATTGAAGGGTCAACCCATCCCAACCCGTCGCCCGCTTACAACTGAGTTGGGCTGCTATTTTATAAGTCCTTTAGTTGAAAGGGTCAGTCCGTCCCAACCTATTTAACTTGCTAGCCTTTTAGGGTTCGATTGGGTTGCGTTGGGCCAACCCATTTTAACAGCTCTAGTTGTGCATGTATTAAATTCTCCACAAGTAATATTACCTTGTTTGGTAGCTACTTAGTGGGTAAActattcatatataaaattaaaatgaaatttgGTTTGCAATTTAGAAACTCACATAACTAATACAAGTATAAAtaagaatttatatattattttatgcatgatAGAAGATCGAATAACTAATGCATGTATAACTAATTAATATATAACTAATacctgcataaaataatacttaCATAAGTATTCTCATAACTAATCCTTATTTAACGTTACTAATATTTGCATAAGTCTAATCAACTATCAAACGATTCCTTATAGTTGACGACTTGAAAAAATTTAGCACTTATAACTTATCAACTATTTATAATTAGATAATTTAAATTGCCTCTAAGActtaaaaaattactaaataacttatataaatataatatacaaaTCTAATCAACAAAAATGGCCATCGTAATTATCCCTTGATTATAAACTTGGGCCAAGTAATATAAGATGATAAAAATCTCTATTCTTTGTGGAGAGGAGGTTGTTAGGGGGGATGGAGGCCTACAACATGAATCAAAACAAGTTTGCAGAAAATTTTACCAAAACAAGAAATAGAGAAGCAATGCCAGGTTAAATTAATCATACTAGGATCCTCCAAAGAGTATCTTTTACATACATTTATCATAGCTTATTTATTACCAAGGTCTAGGAGAGATGCAGAAATGGAAAACGAAAACTCTACTAGATTAGGGACCAGTGCCACCATTATGTACATTTGACACACAAACTTCTCTTTTTATCAACCTGAATCCTCAGTTTGACAGTAAAGTGACCATTGAGAAGCTATATGTCTTGCTTAGGCTTCCGACTTACTTCCAAATACTGACCACCCATCAACTGTAATATTTCTCCCCACATACTCTTTGATGACGAAGTTTGCGAACCTGCAAAAATCAGATTCGCACTACAAGAGGCAACGTACCAATAGCCAGATTCAATCTCTTCCCTCAACTGGTCAAGCTGCCACCCCGCATAGCCAACAAAGAATCTGAAATCATCAGGTTTAAGCACCCCTTTGTTTACCAATGCAGATGCTTCTTCCAAACTGTTTCGAGCTCCATAACACACGCCAGGAATGACCTCTTCAAACCTAGGTAGCTCTGAACCAGCCCCTGATCTTAGTAAAAACATACTTGCCTCAAGGGGCCCACCAAAGTGCAAGGAACAATCAGCAAAGGTTGTTGCCAGGTCAAGATTTGTGGGTTTCATGTCTTCGATCTTTTTGCCTAGTGGGTGGTTTATGACTACACCAAATGGACCCTCTTGTGGGTGCCTGGTTCCAGATCTGAGGAGGAACACTACTGTTCTTTCAAAAGTACGAACTCCATCAAGCTTTTCAGTGGCAACAAGAACACAGCCATTCTCAGGTGCTGAAATTGGATGCGCCCACTTCAAGGGAAGAGCTTTGGGACCAAAACTTGTTCCCTCTTGCTTGGGAGTGTCAGAAACTGCATTTGCCACCTGCTGTAAGAATTTTAGAAGAAACCCAATTCTTTAAGCGCAAgttttagtatatttaaattatgatttgacAAGCTCCAAGAGAGAAGATTTCGATatagaaaacaaaaagaaaaaatagataaatgcCTAAATGATATGCTCAGAAGAATGCAATCACATAGAAACTCTTTAAAAGAATGATATCATGTGAGTCCTAGCCCCTAGTGAATAAAATCACAGGAACAAAGAAGTTTATCCTGAATAGGACCTACAACTCATTACCACATGTTTACTTTGTGGAACCTATCACAAACAGCAAAAGTGGCGAAGGCAAATATACTAGGTGATTTCCTACTATATGTCCAAGCCTTGGTGGACAAAGTCACTACACCAAAAATAATCTTTAGCTGCAATTAGTTAACGGCAATAGCTTAATTGTCATTTCATGTCTTTTTAGAGGCAATTAACACTCTTTGTTAATGTCGCTAAAGCCTATAATGACAATTAACTAATGTCGCTATAGGTTTTAGCCCTCTTGTTaatgttcatatttattgtcGCTAAAAGCTGTTTTTGTTGTAGTGAGTTATCCTTTACCTGCACTGATGGAGGTAGCAAGTACCACATAAAATTAGTCTAGTTGGTCTGGACACCACAGTTatcccataaaaaaaaactgTGCAGTCTTAGTAGAATGTTATGCCATTTGTACAAGGAAGACAATTTTAGGAACTTGGAAATaccttccccagaccccatgtgtGGGATTACACcgggtatattgttgttgtggaAGTATCCTAGAGTAGATCAACAATGCCTCAAATAGGAGTA
This region of Solanum dulcamara chromosome 9, daSolDulc1.2, whole genome shotgun sequence genomic DNA includes:
- the LOC129904378 gene encoding 2-alkenal reductase (NADP(+)-dependent)-like, with product MEKIMEGEDSSIMLPNKQVVLKNYVEGYPKESDFELRISTISCQIPQGSKGLFVKNLYLGCDPYMRHRMSHHNSKDVSLLVSFKPGSVIIGLGVAKVIKSEDADFEEGDYIWGMTGWENYSLILNTNGLFKIKYTDVPLSYYAGILGMPGLAAYIGFNNVCSAKEGDVVYVSSAAGGVGQLVGQFAKMKGCYVVGSAGTDEKVNLLKSELGFDEAFNYKEGNDLAGALKRHFPMGIDVYFENVGGNMLDEVLLHMNLYGRIAVCGMISQYNLKNPDGIHNLFCLISKRLQMEGFSELDFRHKVPEYLEFAIQLIRKKKLLFVEDIAAGLEHAASAFVGIYHGRNVGKQIIQVSTD
- the LOC129902193 gene encoding uncharacterized protein LOC129902193 isoform X4, with the translated sequence MDLWSLHVKNTNLLFRNSISEKPFVSGYLKSVRVENWKVFEIRLPKRQAFSGSGYHSLLVKAMGKKNSDNSNSSSSSGKGPEEDNLKGSNPSSGNDSSKNTGAQKSHQKPLDWREFRASLYIQVANAVSDTPKQEGTSFGPKALPLKWAHPISAPENGCVLVATEKLDGVRTFERTVVFLLRSGTRHPQEGPFGVVINHPLGKKIEDMKPTNLDLATTFADCSLHFGGPLEASMFLLRSGAGSELPRFEEVIPGVCYGARNSLEEASALVNKGVLKPDDFRFFVGYAGWQLDQLREEIESGYWYVASCSANLIFAGSQTSSSKSMWGEILQLMGGQYLEVSRKPKQDI
- the LOC129902193 gene encoding uncharacterized protein LOC129902193 isoform X2, whose protein sequence is MDLWSLHVKNTNLLFRNSISEKPFVSGYLKSVRVENWKVFEIRLPKRQAFSGSGYHSLLVKAMGKKNSDNSNSSSSSGKGPEEDNLKGSNPSSGNDSSKNTGAQKSHQKPLDWREFRASLYIQVLVANAVSDTPKQEGTSFGPKALPLKWAHPISAPENGCVLVATEKLDGVRTFERTVVFLLRSGTRHPQEGPFGVVINHPLGKKIEDMKPTNLDLATTFADCSLHFGGPLEASMFLLRSGAGSELPRFEEVIPGVCYGARNSLEEASALVNKGVLKPDDFRFFVGYAGWQLDQLREEIESGYWYVASCSANLIFAGSQTSSSKSMWGEILQLMGGQYLEVSRKPKQDI
- the LOC129902193 gene encoding uncharacterized protein LOC129902193 isoform X3, translating into MDLWSLHVKNTNLLFRNSISEKPFVSGYLKSVRVENWKVFEIRLPKRQAFSGSGYHSLLVKAMGKKNSDNSNSSSSSGKGPEEDNLKGSNPSSGNDSSKNTGAQKSHQKPLDWREFRASLYIQQVANAVSDTPKQEGTSFGPKALPLKWAHPISAPENGCVLVATEKLDGVRTFERTVVFLLRSGTRHPQEGPFGVVINHPLGKKIEDMKPTNLDLATTFADCSLHFGGPLEASMFLLRSGAGSELPRFEEVIPGVCYGARNSLEEASALVNKGVLKPDDFRFFVGYAGWQLDQLREEIESGYWYVASCSANLIFAGSQTSSSKSMWGEILQLMGGQYLEVSRKPKQDI
- the LOC129902193 gene encoding uncharacterized protein LOC129902193 isoform X1; amino-acid sequence: MDLWSLHVKNTNLLFRNSISEKPFVSGYLKSVRVENWKVFEIRLPKRQAFSGSGYHSLLVKAMGKKNSDNSNSSSSSGKGPEEDNLKGSNPSSGNDSSKNTGAQKSHQKPLDWREFRASLYIQVLQVANAVSDTPKQEGTSFGPKALPLKWAHPISAPENGCVLVATEKLDGVRTFERTVVFLLRSGTRHPQEGPFGVVINHPLGKKIEDMKPTNLDLATTFADCSLHFGGPLEASMFLLRSGAGSELPRFEEVIPGVCYGARNSLEEASALVNKGVLKPDDFRFFVGYAGWQLDQLREEIESGYWYVASCSANLIFAGSQTSSSKSMWGEILQLMGGQYLEVSRKPKQDI